The following proteins are encoded in a genomic region of Magnolia sinica isolate HGM2019 chromosome 1, MsV1, whole genome shotgun sequence:
- the LOC131242516 gene encoding auxin-responsive protein SAUR78, translating into MKKMNMILRKCKSLSKLGRSSSYSSLRSKSTREEFWGDMTEEERREAVFVGRSQRRYMIDAKLLDHPLMIALIEKSKHKAGHNISVKCEVVIFDHLLWMLENADPNLTTDSLEELAELYAY; encoded by the coding sequence ATGAAGAAGATGAATATGATTCTGAGGAAGTGTAAGAGCTTGTCTAAGCTAGGAAGATCATCATCTTACAGTAGTCTGAGGTCCAAATCTACAAGAGAAGAGTTTTGGGGGGACATGACTGAGGAAGAGCGGCGGGAGGCTGTCTTCGTTGGCAGATCTCAGCGGCGTTACATGATCGATGCTAAGCTCTTGGACCACCCTCTGATGATTGCCTTGATTGAGAAGTCAAAGCACAAGGCGGGCCACAACATCTCTGTGAAATGCGAGGTGGTCATCTTCGACCACCTTCTATGGATGTTGGAAAATGCCGATCCAAATCTCACCACCGATTCGTTGGAAGAGTTAGCGGAGCTCTATGCATATTGA